The following proteins are co-located in the Oceanimonas sp. GK1 genome:
- the ppnN gene encoding nucleotide 5'-monophosphate nucleosidase PpnN has protein sequence MITHINPVGSMNLLSQIEVDRLKQSASGSLYQLFRNCALAVLNSGSKTDSSKEILERYRSFDINVIRRERGIKLELFNPPEHAFVDGEIIRSIQDHLFSVLRDIIYVNSHLQVNPQLNLTASSHITDLVFSILRHARAINPGADPNLVVCWGGHSISPVEYQYTREVGNELGLRELNICTGCGPGAMEGPMKGAAVGHAKQRVTGSRYVGLTEPSIIAAEPPNPIVNELVILPDIEKRLEAFVRLGHGIVVFPGGVGTAEEILYILGIMMHPENRNQPLPIILTGPKESASYFRSVDEFIGNTLGPDAQALYEIIIDDPAEVARRLKTTMPLVRDYRKSVGDAYSFNWSLKIEPEFQLPFVPDHDSMANLNLNWEQAPQQLAANLRRAFSGIVAGNVKESGLKAIEKKGPFLINGDPKLMKMMDKLLRQFVEQQRMKLPGSTYVPCYRINR, from the coding sequence ATGATCACCCATATCAATCCGGTTGGCAGCATGAACCTGCTGTCCCAAATCGAGGTGGATCGCCTCAAACAGTCCGCGTCGGGCAGCCTGTATCAGCTGTTTCGCAACTGCGCCCTGGCGGTACTCAATTCCGGCAGCAAAACCGACAGCTCCAAGGAAATCCTCGAGCGTTATCGCAGTTTCGACATCAACGTCATTCGCCGGGAGCGGGGCATCAAGCTGGAGCTGTTCAACCCCCCCGAGCATGCCTTTGTGGACGGCGAGATCATTCGCAGCATTCAGGATCACCTGTTCTCGGTGCTGCGCGACATTATTTACGTGAACAGTCATTTGCAGGTCAATCCCCAGCTCAACCTGACGGCGTCATCCCACATCACCGATCTGGTGTTTTCCATTCTGCGCCACGCCCGGGCCATCAACCCCGGCGCCGATCCCAACCTGGTGGTGTGCTGGGGCGGCCACTCCATCAGTCCGGTGGAATACCAGTACACTCGGGAAGTGGGCAACGAACTGGGTCTGCGCGAACTCAATATCTGCACCGGCTGCGGCCCGGGCGCCATGGAAGGGCCAATGAAGGGCGCCGCCGTGGGCCACGCCAAGCAACGGGTAACCGGCAGCCGCTACGTGGGCCTGACCGAGCCGTCCATCATCGCCGCCGAGCCGCCCAATCCCATCGTGAACGAGCTGGTGATCCTGCCGGATATCGAAAAGCGTCTGGAAGCCTTTGTGCGCCTGGGCCACGGCATCGTTGTCTTTCCCGGTGGCGTGGGCACCGCCGAGGAAATTCTCTACATTCTGGGCATCATGATGCATCCGGAAAACCGCAATCAGCCGCTGCCCATCATTCTCACCGGCCCCAAGGAAAGCGCCAGCTACTTTCGCAGCGTCGACGAGTTTATCGGCAATACCCTGGGGCCGGATGCCCAGGCCCTGTACGAGATCATCATCGACGATCCGGCGGAAGTGGCCCGGCGCCTGAAAACCACCATGCCGCTGGTACGGGATTACCGCAAATCCGTGGGCGACGCCTACTCCTTTAACTGGTCGCTCAAGATCGAGCCCGAATTCCAGCTGCCCTTTGTGCCCGACCACGACAGCATGGCCAACCTCAACCTGAACTGGGAGCAGGCGCCCCAGCAGCTGGCCGCCAACCTTCGCCGGGCCTTTTCCGGGATTGTGGCGGGCAACGTCAAGGAAAGCGGCCTCAAGGCCATCGAGAAAAAGGGCCCCTTCCTGATCAACGGCGATCCCAAGCTGATGAAGATGATGGACAAGCTGCTGCGGCAATTTGTGGAGCAGCAACGCATGAAACTGCCCGGCTCCACCTACGTGCCCTGCTACCGCATCAATCGCTGA
- a CDS encoding GGDEF domain-containing protein, producing MLKDLASVITELQRLLDSLPRQAPDTALPEQDDRSLLIQWQKLFGGQGSVSSPPSETAPFEPSALGERLQPLLDQLRACQQQADRQQQQAGEQLLQAARELQELPCAPPQLPALLHDLETPGHFFYYLWPLLECYQQALRLCASRQQQGLQDQRELCQRLLQLIDELDYGGDIGRDIADIQQQLLQQGEAGALPPLCLRLIELIIQGSRTERQHSTRFLARLNEGLEGMQDQFASSLNEGQSLVHDRQAHDADLAGELRAIGAHLASQEQTRLTQEIEQHMTGIRGILGRHEQLQQREAALLGRLQALEHRVTELKQEAGDYRRRLTSQNEKLLIDDLTQIYNRTALNERLKTEFRRWQSTQQPLCITLLDIDHFKNINDKFGHLAGDKALRLIARTLRQSLRESDFVARFGGEEFVVLMLNVDPLLLHRPLEQLRRKIEAIPFRFKQERVTITVSMGATLLQSTDTITSALDRADQALYRAKNAGRNQLVII from the coding sequence ATGTTAAAGGATCTGGCATCCGTTATCACCGAGCTGCAGCGCCTGCTGGACTCCCTGCCCCGGCAAGCCCCGGACACGGCGCTGCCGGAACAAGACGACCGCAGCCTGCTGATACAGTGGCAGAAACTGTTCGGTGGCCAGGGTAGCGTGTCGTCACCCCCCAGCGAGACGGCTCCCTTCGAGCCGTCGGCCCTGGGTGAGCGGCTGCAGCCACTGCTGGATCAGTTGCGCGCCTGCCAGCAACAGGCCGACCGCCAGCAACAGCAGGCCGGCGAACAACTGCTGCAGGCGGCCCGGGAGCTGCAGGAGTTGCCTTGCGCACCGCCCCAACTGCCCGCCCTGCTGCACGATCTGGAAACGCCCGGTCATTTTTTCTATTACCTGTGGCCGCTGCTGGAATGCTATCAGCAGGCCCTGCGATTGTGTGCCAGCCGCCAGCAGCAGGGGCTGCAGGACCAGCGCGAGCTGTGCCAGCGCCTGCTGCAGCTCATTGACGAGCTGGACTATGGTGGCGACATTGGCCGGGACATCGCCGACATTCAGCAACAACTGCTGCAACAAGGCGAGGCCGGTGCCCTGCCGCCCCTTTGCCTGCGCCTGATTGAACTGATCATTCAGGGCAGCCGCACCGAACGCCAGCATTCCACCCGCTTTCTGGCCCGGCTCAACGAAGGCCTGGAAGGCATGCAGGACCAGTTCGCCAGCTCGCTCAATGAAGGCCAGTCATTGGTGCATGACCGCCAGGCCCATGATGCCGATCTGGCCGGCGAGCTCAGGGCCATCGGTGCTCACCTGGCCAGTCAGGAACAGACCCGGCTGACTCAGGAGATTGAGCAACACATGACCGGCATCAGGGGCATACTGGGCCGCCACGAGCAATTGCAGCAACGGGAAGCCGCCCTGCTGGGCCGTCTGCAGGCACTGGAACACCGGGTCACCGAGCTGAAGCAGGAAGCTGGCGATTACCGCCGGCGGCTCACCAGCCAGAATGAGAAGCTGCTGATCGACGACCTGACCCAGATTTACAACCGTACCGCCCTCAATGAACGCCTGAAAACCGAGTTCCGCCGCTGGCAGAGCACCCAGCAGCCCTTGTGCATTACTCTGCTCGATATCGACCATTTCAAAAACATCAACGACAAGTTCGGCCACCTGGCCGGCGACAAGGCCCTGCGGCTGATTGCCCGCACCCTGCGCCAGAGCCTGAGGGAGAGCGACTTTGTGGCCCGCTTTGGCGGTGAGGAATTCGTGGTACTGATGCTGAACGTGGATCCGCTCCTGCTGCACCGGCCACTGGAGCAACTGCGCCGAAAAATTGAAGCCATTCCGTTTCGTTTCAAGCAGGAGCGCGTTACCATCACTGTCTCCATGGGGGCCACTCTGCTCCAGAGCACAGACACCATCACCTCTGCCCTGGACCGCGCCGACCAGGCCCTGTACCGGGCCAAAAATGCAGGACGCAATCAGCTCGTCATCATCTGA
- a CDS encoding lipopolysaccharide assembly protein LapB, with protein sequence MILSVAVLVSHLAGAPPLSSYPPEPAELQRARQLMLSRPDECVALTHYFLQRKEARPASMFNSRQEPDQLQQAKRFRTRGQTFTAWQLQALCQANDGLLLPADASINQAIALAREHRQQDVLATSLLIKAKLALARQQPDLAQAQLDEAASLALPPDTGLKGDLQLLQAAVLLHKHRFDEARLTFEQVRLQALQQDDRPRQAWANFLLGEYYLQLQQDELALSHFLETLDSLGDRRQFYVKALAAKKAAAIYAALGQNDKAVQYANQSTTEFELLGNNPLLISSLINLGRVTRTGNDANLALVYFFNALDLVRIQGDTGLIYQLYLEIGQSYAMLGSFDEGQHYLGMARTGFEHNQDRPRQIDALVQLGKLHLAQGENGLALLRLERARALAEQQDDVLRLMESHRLLAELFEQSGNTAQALVHQKALHANFRRATTVNRLLTQSLVQDNEQQLQQERELTELGRRSEQLRQEREQFALLAAGLSLLSPLLLYGLLRNHLRNRRLLRHNQELQQALLIEPITGLPNWRQLMQRLPQEMARQQQRSEQWYLSEEQPRPFDDKIYYLLLQVPFMANLRERVGLGHATDIQRQLGNYLRGRIHPRARLYDLREGQFIYAIPQKEVAELHQTLEALERMFAEFPCQFELDRRLVTGIIGHPFLPKAPNVLDDLRLGDILYLAMAAAHQLAEKTQESAWVELLAVDCQQAAFFNGDIRTCCIQGIMKGLVKVNSSHKKQQIEWQALLPALPSEN encoded by the coding sequence GTGATTCTGTCTGTCGCCGTTCTGGTGTCGCATCTGGCGGGAGCCCCGCCACTGTCATCCTACCCACCGGAGCCCGCCGAACTGCAGCGGGCCCGCCAGCTTATGCTGAGCCGGCCGGACGAATGCGTGGCCCTGACCCACTATTTTCTGCAGCGCAAGGAAGCCAGGCCCGCCTCCATGTTCAACTCCCGCCAGGAGCCGGATCAACTGCAGCAGGCCAAGCGCTTTCGTACCCGCGGTCAGACCTTTACCGCCTGGCAATTGCAGGCCCTGTGCCAGGCCAACGACGGCCTGCTGCTGCCGGCGGACGCCAGCATCAACCAGGCCATCGCGCTGGCCAGGGAGCATCGCCAGCAGGATGTCCTGGCCACCAGCCTGCTGATCAAGGCCAAGCTGGCCCTGGCCCGCCAGCAGCCGGATCTGGCCCAGGCTCAGCTGGATGAGGCGGCCAGCCTGGCACTGCCCCCCGACACGGGACTGAAGGGGGATCTGCAACTGTTGCAGGCCGCGGTACTGCTGCACAAGCACCGCTTTGACGAAGCCCGCCTGACCTTTGAGCAGGTGCGCCTGCAGGCCCTGCAACAGGACGACCGGCCGCGCCAGGCCTGGGCCAACTTTTTGCTGGGCGAATACTACCTGCAACTGCAGCAGGACGAGCTGGCCCTGTCCCATTTTCTGGAAACCCTCGACTCCCTCGGGGATCGCCGCCAGTTTTATGTCAAGGCCCTGGCCGCCAAAAAGGCCGCCGCCATCTATGCGGCGCTGGGCCAGAACGACAAGGCCGTGCAGTATGCCAACCAGTCCACCACCGAGTTCGAGCTGCTGGGCAACAATCCGCTGCTGATAAGCTCGCTGATCAACCTCGGCCGGGTCACCCGCACCGGCAACGATGCCAACCTGGCGCTGGTGTACTTTTTCAATGCCCTGGATCTGGTCCGTATTCAGGGCGATACCGGCCTGATTTACCAGCTCTACCTGGAAATCGGCCAGTCTTATGCCATGCTGGGCAGCTTTGATGAAGGCCAGCATTATCTCGGCATGGCCCGCACCGGCTTTGAACACAATCAGGACAGGCCCCGCCAGATCGATGCCTTGGTGCAACTGGGCAAGCTGCATCTGGCTCAGGGAGAAAACGGCCTGGCGCTGCTGCGGCTGGAGCGGGCGCGGGCCCTGGCCGAACAGCAGGACGATGTGCTGCGGCTGATGGAAAGCCACCGGCTGCTGGCCGAGTTGTTTGAACAAAGCGGCAACACGGCTCAGGCGCTGGTGCATCAGAAGGCGCTGCATGCCAACTTCAGGCGCGCCACCACCGTCAACCGCCTGCTCACGCAAAGCCTGGTGCAGGATAATGAACAACAGCTGCAACAGGAGCGGGAGCTGACCGAGCTGGGCCGGCGCAGTGAACAGCTGCGCCAGGAACGGGAACAGTTTGCCCTGCTCGCCGCTGGCCTCAGTCTGCTGTCTCCGCTGCTGCTGTACGGGCTGCTGCGCAATCATCTGCGCAACCGACGGCTGCTGCGCCATAATCAGGAATTGCAGCAGGCGCTGCTGATCGAACCCATTACCGGCCTGCCCAACTGGCGCCAGCTGATGCAGCGCCTGCCTCAGGAAATGGCCCGGCAGCAACAGCGCTCGGAACAGTGGTACCTGAGTGAAGAGCAGCCCCGTCCCTTTGACGACAAAATCTATTACCTGCTGCTGCAGGTGCCCTTTATGGCCAACCTGCGCGAACGGGTCGGCCTCGGCCATGCCACCGACATTCAGCGCCAGCTCGGCAACTACCTGCGCGGACGCATTCACCCCAGGGCGCGGCTCTATGATTTGCGCGAGGGACAGTTTATTTATGCCATTCCCCAGAAGGAGGTGGCCGAGCTGCACCAGACCCTGGAGGCGCTGGAGCGCATGTTTGCCGAGTTCCCCTGCCAGTTCGAGCTGGATCGGCGGCTCGTCACCGGCATTATCGGACACCCCTTTCTGCCCAAGGCACCCAATGTACTGGACGATCTCAGGCTCGGCGACATTCTCTACCTGGCGATGGCTGCCGCCCATCAGCTGGCGGAAAAAACCCAGGAGTCGGCCTGGGTCGAGCTGCTGGCGGTGGACTGCCAGCAGGCCGCCTTTTTTAACGGGGATATTCGTACCTGCTGCATTCAGGGTATTATGAAGGGGCTGGTCAAGGTGAACAGCTCCCATAAAAAACAACAAATTGAGTGGCAAGCACTGCTGCCGGCGTTACCATCCGAGAACTGA
- the queF gene encoding NADPH-dependent 7-cyano-7-deazaguanine reductase QueF (Catalyzes the NADPH-dependent reduction of 7-cyano-7-deazaguanine (preQ0) to 7-aminomethyl-7-deazaguanine (preQ1) in queuosine biosynthesis): MTPEQKYQQSPSLAGLSLGKQSSYVSEYDPQQLQAVPRSLNRDDLGLEADALPFSGEDLWNLYELSWLNARGKPMVAMGEVRVPATSVNLIESKSFKLYLNSFNQSRFESLAAVEETLARDLSACAQGTVTVKLYELQYAPAQFGRLPGHCIDQLDIDIDRYQPDPALLVDATEPEVVSETLHSHLLKSNCLVTGQPDWGSIMIRYQGPRLRQDALLRYLVGFRQHNEFHEQCVERIFMDLMQHCQPRELTVYARYTRRGGLDINPYRSNVAGKAANVRLQRQ; encoded by the coding sequence ATGACACCAGAGCAGAAATACCAACAAAGTCCGTCCCTTGCCGGGCTGTCACTGGGCAAGCAGAGCAGCTATGTCAGCGAGTATGATCCGCAGCAGTTGCAGGCGGTGCCCCGCAGCCTGAACCGGGACGATCTGGGGCTGGAAGCCGATGCCCTGCCCTTTTCCGGTGAAGACTTGTGGAACCTCTACGAACTGTCCTGGCTCAACGCCCGGGGCAAGCCCATGGTGGCCATGGGCGAAGTGCGGGTGCCCGCCACCAGCGTCAACCTGATCGAGTCCAAATCCTTCAAACTGTACCTAAACAGCTTTAACCAGAGCCGTTTTGAAAGCCTGGCGGCGGTGGAAGAAACCCTGGCCCGGGATCTGTCCGCCTGCGCCCAGGGCACGGTCACGGTCAAGCTCTATGAGCTGCAGTACGCCCCGGCCCAGTTCGGCCGCCTGCCCGGCCACTGCATCGATCAGCTGGATATCGACATCGACCGCTATCAGCCCGACCCCGCCCTGCTGGTTGACGCCACCGAGCCGGAGGTGGTCAGCGAAACCCTGCATTCCCACCTGCTCAAGTCCAACTGCCTGGTCACCGGCCAGCCCGACTGGGGCAGCATCATGATCCGCTACCAGGGGCCGCGACTGCGTCAGGATGCGCTGTTGCGCTACCTGGTGGGCTTTCGCCAGCACAACGAATTCCACGAACAGTGCGTGGAGCGTATTTTTATGGATCTGATGCAGCACTGCCAGCCCAGGGAGCTGACCGTCTATGCCCGCTACACCCGCCGGGGGGGGCTTGATATCAATCCCTACCGCAGCAACGTCGCCGGCAAGGCGGCCAACGTGCGGCTGCAGCGCCAGTAA
- a CDS encoding SecY-interacting protein Syd has translation MQNQEVTALSELFDRYRRLYGQPLAEHDPEQSSPAELLPAHQGRVGWRPFLRTEPGSFDNLAHALDMPVHPSLTALFGHYYAGHLPLCYKGLFITLLQPWHRDDFERLQQNQIGHQLMQRKLGLPATWFIASCRDEHRLVTLDNASGAVLLERLGQGAIGTLAPNLASFLRRAEPVSS, from the coding sequence ATGCAGAATCAAGAGGTGACGGCGCTGTCCGAATTGTTCGACCGTTACCGGCGGCTCTACGGCCAGCCCCTGGCCGAACACGACCCCGAGCAGTCATCGCCCGCCGAGCTGCTGCCGGCCCATCAAGGCCGGGTGGGCTGGCGGCCCTTCCTGCGCACCGAGCCGGGCAGTTTCGACAACCTGGCCCACGCCCTCGACATGCCGGTACACCCCTCGCTGACGGCGCTGTTCGGTCATTATTACGCCGGCCATTTACCCCTGTGTTACAAGGGACTTTTTATTACCCTGTTGCAGCCTTGGCACCGGGATGATTTCGAGCGGTTGCAGCAAAACCAGATTGGCCATCAGCTGATGCAGCGCAAGCTCGGGCTGCCGGCCACCTGGTTTATTGCCAGTTGCCGGGATGAGCACCGGCTGGTGACCCTGGACAACGCCAGCGGCGCCGTGCTGCTGGAGCGCCTCGGCCAGGGCGCCATCGGCACCCTGGCGCCGAATCTGGCCAGCTTTCTGCGCCGGGCCGAGCCGGTCAGCTCTTGA
- a CDS encoding Zn-ribbon-containing protein produces MWVCELQFDCYQDTALAEAESAIRQLLDALRYNGQILGREFPTVIHQGWLTSRVVCPEADSLHPRHYSRQVERAVERLHQAGLTSPKVTPRGPDLNSDTTDEAHPPSWQVLYTSYLHTCSPLRCGEHFAPIPLYRIPAVANGDFKQVLKWQEDWEACDQLQMNGSILEHQAVEEIASTTSLLSRRGRDLAKRIEFLTRVPTFYYLYRVGGDSLAAEQARPCPGCGGDWRLDTPLHDIFDFFCEPCRLVSNLSWDFKS; encoded by the coding sequence ATGTGGGTTTGTGAACTTCAGTTTGACTGCTACCAGGACACCGCCCTGGCCGAGGCGGAATCCGCCATCCGCCAGTTGCTCGACGCCCTGCGTTACAACGGCCAGATCCTCGGCCGGGAATTTCCTACCGTCATTCACCAGGGCTGGCTCACCAGCCGGGTGGTGTGCCCGGAAGCCGACAGCCTGCACCCGCGTCATTACAGCCGTCAGGTAGAGCGGGCGGTGGAGCGGCTGCACCAGGCGGGGCTGACCAGCCCGAAAGTGACCCCGCGCGGCCCGGATCTCAACTCCGACACCACCGACGAGGCGCACCCCCCTTCATGGCAGGTGCTTTATACCAGCTATCTGCACACCTGCTCTCCCTTGCGCTGCGGCGAGCATTTCGCCCCCATTCCGCTGTACCGGATTCCGGCGGTGGCCAACGGCGACTTCAAGCAGGTGCTGAAATGGCAGGAAGACTGGGAAGCCTGTGATCAGTTGCAGATGAACGGCTCCATTCTGGAGCACCAGGCGGTGGAGGAGATTGCTTCCACCACCAGCCTGCTCAGCCGCCGAGGGCGCGATCTGGCCAAGCGCATCGAGTTCCTGACCCGAGTGCCCACCTTCTACTATCTGTACCGGGTGGGCGGCGACAGCCTCGCTGCCGAGCAGGCCCGCCCCTGCCCCGGCTGTGGCGGCGACTGGCGGCTGGACACGCCGCTGCACGACATTTTCGACTTTTTCTGCGAGCCCTGCCGGCTGGTGTCCAACCTGTCCTGGGATTTCAAGAGCTGA
- a CDS encoding DUF2789 domain-containing protein, whose translation MEHIVHPFSELFEQLGLDASHQGIEHFLHNHRLPPEVELVEAPFWNHAQASFLKEGLQEDSDWAEVIDQLNASLR comes from the coding sequence ATGGAGCATATTGTTCACCCGTTCAGCGAATTGTTTGAACAACTGGGGCTGGATGCCAGCCACCAGGGCATAGAGCACTTTCTGCACAATCACCGGCTGCCCCCGGAGGTGGAGCTGGTGGAGGCGCCGTTCTGGAACCACGCCCAGGCCAGCTTTTTGAAGGAAGGGCTGCAGGAAGACTCCGACTGGGCGGAAGTCATTGATCAGCTCAATGCCAGCCTGAGATAA
- a CDS encoding DUF3301 domain-containing protein, with product MTELLGLLALALLGAGLWQLRRQSEFANRWLVHYCRRQQLQLLSVYRYRFCRRQGRWLAHFRFEFSHDGLQHNEGDLWLSGLRVVEVSVPVLREPPSPML from the coding sequence GTGACTGAGCTGCTCGGGCTGCTGGCACTGGCCCTGCTGGGGGCCGGGCTCTGGCAGTTGCGCCGCCAGAGCGAGTTCGCCAACCGCTGGCTGGTGCACTATTGCAGGCGCCAGCAGTTGCAGTTGCTGAGCGTGTATCGCTATCGTTTTTGTCGGCGCCAGGGCCGGTGGCTGGCCCATTTTCGTTTTGAGTTCAGCCATGACGGCCTGCAGCACAACGAGGGCGACCTCTGGCTCAGCGGCCTGCGCGTGGTGGAGGTGTCGGTGCCGGTGCTGCGCGAGCCGCCATCACCTATGCTGTAA
- a CDS encoding DUF3549 family protein, translating to MQIDTLSEFLTQAGTDFRLFDLGRRLQPLEQDDFVAIERGQRPYPWPLQRHAWLAVCYWQQQGGQPYVWFLKIPLDERGLFNNAAVKHFLSALVEQLGGDIHAPLTDAQQQRLADTPFTFQPPQDKLAAFHARLSLALDHAPSAYYQDTLNYLSHPGAHDWQQLGLQGLADVAARLHTDAALASSVQQRLWQLPAPVQQALLTQCEHHPLPAPLARAMIDAINGELERAEPDEARIALLLRATAGCAPFRERSAKIASLLTQQPSQPLLLTLAARLWQELTDEALLLPYLTLLAERHGELFNGLFAELVSVPALRPLILANLHNPELSTPLKQALGGLFAMARD from the coding sequence ATGCAAATAGACACACTCAGCGAATTTTTGACCCAGGCCGGTACCGACTTTCGCCTGTTCGACCTGGGCCGGCGCTTGCAGCCCCTGGAGCAGGACGACTTTGTCGCCATCGAGCGCGGCCAGCGCCCCTACCCCTGGCCGTTGCAGCGGCATGCCTGGCTGGCGGTATGCTACTGGCAGCAACAGGGCGGCCAGCCCTATGTGTGGTTTCTCAAAATTCCCCTGGACGAACGCGGCCTGTTCAACAACGCCGCGGTCAAGCATTTTCTGTCGGCGCTGGTCGAACAGCTCGGCGGCGACATTCACGCCCCATTGACCGATGCGCAACAGCAACGGCTGGCGGATACGCCCTTTACCTTTCAGCCGCCCCAGGACAAGCTGGCCGCCTTTCACGCCCGCCTGAGCCTGGCACTGGATCATGCGCCGTCCGCCTATTATCAGGACACCCTGAACTATTTGAGCCATCCCGGTGCCCACGACTGGCAACAACTGGGCCTGCAGGGGCTGGCCGACGTGGCGGCCCGGCTGCATACCGATGCCGCCCTGGCCAGCTCGGTGCAACAGCGACTGTGGCAACTGCCGGCGCCGGTGCAGCAGGCGCTGCTGACCCAGTGCGAGCATCATCCGCTGCCCGCGCCCTTGGCCAGGGCCATGATCGACGCCATTAACGGTGAGCTGGAGCGGGCCGAGCCCGACGAGGCGCGCATCGCCCTGCTGCTGCGCGCCACCGCCGGCTGTGCCCCCTTTCGTGAGCGCAGCGCCAAAATCGCCAGCCTGCTGACCCAGCAGCCGAGCCAGCCCCTGCTGCTGACCCTGGCCGCCCGGTTGTGGCAGGAGCTGACCGACGAGGCCCTGCTGCTGCCCTACCTGACGCTGCTGGCCGAGCGGCACGGCGAGCTGTTTAACGGCCTGTTTGCCGAACTGGTGTCGGTACCGGCGCTGCGTCCGCTGATCCTGGCCAACCTGCACAACCCCGAGCTGTCCACGCCGCTGAAACAGGCCCTGGGTGGCCTGTTCGCCATGGCCCGTGACTGA
- a CDS encoding YqcC family protein codes for MPADIPGLLTDIEQALKALGWWQDAPPSPEALASTQPFCVDTLSLPQWLQFVLLPRLRALVAAGSPLPTRIAVYPMAVESFRGMKEDTQALAEAIAQLDEALSGQRVVRDA; via the coding sequence ATGCCCGCCGACATTCCTGGCCTGCTGACCGACATTGAACAAGCGCTCAAGGCGCTTGGCTGGTGGCAGGACGCGCCGCCATCTCCCGAGGCGCTGGCGAGTACCCAGCCCTTTTGTGTCGATACCCTGAGCCTGCCCCAGTGGCTGCAGTTTGTGTTGTTGCCTCGGCTGCGGGCCCTGGTGGCGGCAGGCAGCCCCCTGCCGACCCGCATTGCCGTTTATCCCATGGCGGTGGAAAGCTTCCGCGGGATGAAGGAAGACACACAGGCGCTGGCCGAGGCCATTGCGCAGCTGGACGAGGCCCTCAGCGGTCAGCGGGTGGTGCGGGACGCATGA
- the truC gene encoding tRNA pseudouridine(65) synthase TruC has translation MSIELVYEDDWLVAVNKEPGLLVHRSWLDRHETRFAMQLTRNAVGCHVFPVHRLDRPTSGLLLFAKSAEVARTLTEDFAERRVNKTYLALVRGYLEGEGRLDYALTRELDDIADQFADADKPAQDAVTRWQGLGRIELPVAVSKKHATSRYSLVQLSPETGRKHQLRRHMAHLRHPIVGDTSHGDGRHNRFFRETYRCERLMLHAARLGLTHPVTGEALRLDAPLDETWRSLICEFGWERALAPEAPDGVKFAL, from the coding sequence ATGAGTATCGAACTGGTGTATGAGGATGACTGGCTGGTGGCGGTTAACAAGGAACCGGGACTGCTGGTGCACCGCAGCTGGCTCGACCGCCACGAAACCCGCTTTGCCATGCAGCTGACCCGGAATGCGGTGGGCTGCCATGTGTTTCCGGTGCACCGGCTGGACCGGCCCACCTCCGGTCTGCTGCTGTTTGCCAAGAGCGCCGAGGTGGCCCGCACCCTGACCGAGGATTTCGCCGAGCGGCGGGTTAATAAAACCTACCTGGCACTGGTGCGGGGCTACCTGGAAGGCGAAGGCCGGCTCGATTATGCGCTGACCCGAGAGCTGGACGACATCGCCGACCAATTTGCCGATGCCGACAAGCCGGCCCAGGACGCGGTGACCCGCTGGCAGGGGCTGGGGCGGATTGAGTTACCCGTTGCAGTGTCCAAAAAGCACGCCACCAGCCGGTACAGTCTGGTACAGCTCAGCCCGGAAACCGGCCGCAAGCACCAGTTGCGCCGGCACATGGCGCACCTGCGCCATCCCATCGTCGGGGATACCAGCCATGGCGATGGCCGTCATAACCGTTTTTTTCGTGAAACCTATCGATGCGAGCGGCTGATGCTGCACGCCGCCCGGCTCGGCCTGACTCACCCGGTCACCGGTGAGGCCCTGCGGCTGGACGCGCCCCTGGACGAGACCTGGCGATCGCTAATCTGTGAATTCGGTTGGGAAAGGGCCCTCGCGCCCGAAGCGCCGGACGGGGTAAAATTCGCGCTTTGA